The DNA region catgagctcaactacggcggtacaccatcgatgcatactgaagactatgccgaaTTGTCTGACTACCTTAAGAGACCTTCTCttgtagttggtagtgacgctcttggcccctcagatgatcaaacaccggtaccaaatcgtcaacgtgggttagggccatgggttagggtagctagaggatgtgggaccggaggtcggttaggtgatcccggtcatcaccattaggtttctttgtgtaaacggcaaattttattaatatcaagtggtcttatatcaaatttatctatcactTATACCATAAAATAcaaaaaattgcattttaggaggagtctccaattgaattggcgacaACTCTTAAAACCTACAAAtgggcgtcaattggattgactaggGCTACAaaggggcgccaattggattggctagggcacctgccctagccaatccaattggcgcctcaattcaagttttaagaggagtctccaattcaattgacgactcctcctaaaagtgagatattttgggattttttttgaaaccagaggtattttgggaatttttttaaaaaaaatagattatttttgtaaaaaaaccGCACAAccaaaataattttttataatatatatatatatatatatatatatatatatatatatatatatatatatatatatattattctTATTGCAAACTGTTTGTGTTGATATTTAACtcatttttaattaaaaatttacgcattataaaaaatgataaaattatTCATATCAAAACCCTGTTTTTGCATTTGCAAAAACCCTCACGCATCCATGTCAAACGTAGAATGAGAAATTCCAACTCTGTGATTTGGTGAACCAAAGAAACAATGTTTAGTGTTAGAAATCTTCAGAGACATTGCTCCTTCAAACCCTTTTCTTCATTCTTTCAACTTCAACCAAATCTCTTCAGGTATCAATAATCAACTCTAATTTCTGTGTTTTTTCCCTCTTTCCTTCAATTTTCTATTCAAACTCGTAAACCCTTCAACCCCTTTTACTCTTTTCCCTCAAAGTTTATACCTTTACTTCATTCACCCTCAATTTTCCATTAATTTTTTCAGCAACAACATTAGTTTATTGCCCATGTTTTTTTTTTCTAAGATAGATTTATATTTGTTAGTTGTTGTTTTATGGGATTAAGAAATGTTGATTTGATtcaatgtttttgtgtttttggttCAGAAGTGTTGTTGTGCCTTTAGGACAAGGAATAGAGCAAAGAAACATCGATGATGATAAAGTTAGTTTTTATTGTTATGTTAAACCGATGAATCTTTTGAATGGATCGTTATATCGGACAATGTCAACGTCGAGAGGAAGGAGTATGCGAAGCAAGGTAGAaagaagaatgcaaaaagagTCTGGTAAGACATTAAGGGAGATTCGAAGAGCTAAAAAGTTGAAGAAGAAACTTATGACCGAGGAGGAGCGGCTCGTTTACAATCTCAAAAGAGTAAATTATCTAACTTCCCTTCTAATAACTGTATTGAGTTTGACTACACTTATGTAATCGATGTTGTCAACTAGCTGCTATACAATGCAATAATGTTATAGAATATGATATGAAGTGTGAACTGACTGTGAAATGAAAATGTTCAAGTTGTGAATGTGATAACATAGCATGTATTTGAATTGTGATGTTTTATTTGCTTGATATTGTTGTGGCGTTCGTTATATGATTATTTGGTTAAATCTTATTTTCCTAACCTTCAACTGTTTGCAGGCGAAGAAGAAAATTGCATTGCTGCTACAAAAACTCAAGAAATATGACTTGCCAGAGCTGCCTCCTCCACGGCATGATCCAGAGCTCTTTACTCCCGAACAGCTCCAGGCGTATAAAAAAATTGGATTCAAGAATAAGAATTATGTTCCTGTTGGTGTTCGTGGAGTCTTTGGAGGAGTTGTACAAAATATGCATCTCCATTGGAAGTTTCATGAAACTGTCCAAGTTTGTTGTGACAACTTCCCCAAGGAAAAGATAAAAGAAATGGCTTCAATGCTTGCAAGATTGAGTGGCGGGATTGTGCTTAACGTTCATAATGTGAAAACAATCATTATGTTCCGTGGTAGAAATTATCGGCAACCCAAAAACTTGATACCAATTAATACCCTTACAAAGAGGAAGGTAAGGTTACATCGATGTATGCCTTATTAAACTGCACCACTTTTTTCCTTCCGCATACGTGTGTTGAGATGCCAAAGGCTGAACTTTAGAATCATGAAATGCCTTATTTAGATTCCAATATTGTTCAGTATCATTTAGCTTTTTCATAATCGCGGTACGGGTACATTTAGGAAGACGGTCCTAATATATAAAGAACTCGAATACTGCCGAAGATAATGTATTTGTTACTGTTTTTATATGCAGGCTCTATTCAAGGCTAGATTTGAGCAAGCTCTTGAATCTCAGAAGCTAAATATCAAGAAAATTGAACAAGAGCTCCGACGAATGGGAGTAAATCCTGAGGATCCAACTGCAATGGCCAGCATCCAAAGAGTTGCTTCCACATTCTTCAATGCCATTGACAAGAAAGAAGGAAGCCCTTATGTCTTCCGTGGGGATAAGCCGTCGGTTATAGAACCTAACGAAGGTTTGGAAGAATCGGATCCTTCTGCTGATAGTGATCAGGAGGAGCTGGATCGTTTCATTGCTGATATAGAGGATGCTGCGGATAAAGAATATGAAGAAGAAGAGGCCAAAGAAAAAGAAGAGTTTGGCAGACTTAGATATTGGAATAGAGAAGAGTATGGTGGAAGATTCAGAAGACCAGATGATTCTAGAAATGACAACTTTGATGGGGAGGTTAGAGGTTCAAGGGCTCGACAGCCAATACATCCCAAGTATCGGACAAACGATAGCGACGATGAAGAAAATGCTCATTTTGACAATGATGACGAggaggatgatgatgatgatgagtggCATTCCGGTAGTATTGTAGATGATATTGATATTGAAAACAATTCTGATGGATCCGATGAAGCTAGAGGCAGGTTCAAGGAAAGTAGGGGGAGAGGAGAAAGGAAAAATAGTGTCGGTATTGGCAAGGCTCAAGTTAATGGCGGTCCGAGCAGACACAGCGAAGCTAAATTTATGAGGAATATAGCCATACAAGGTTCTGAATCAGAAGGTATGCTTAGTGAAGTTGAAAATGCAATGTGGGAGTCCGACGAAGAGGAGAACGACTCAGTACATTTGAAACGAGCCAGTAGTGTTAACTACAAGAGCAGCAGCAGCGACGATGATGAACATAATGATCAATTAAAGAGCAACAAAAAGAATGGTGTGAGGGATCATAATAATTTTAACGCACCAAAGAGTGTGAGAGGTAGGCAAGAAGGAATTGACAGAACTAAATCCGAGTCCACGGATGTCTTCAGCGGTTCGGAAGACTGGACGTGGAAATCAGATGGTGAGGAGGACTCCCCCACAAGCCTAAATAATAGTAATGTGGTCAAAAGTGATATCCATAAGAAGAGATCGCCAAAGGATGCAGACGAGGCTTGGGACAGTGATTAGCCCAAGTAAATGCAAGATCATAATCCGTTGTAGTTTTAGACTTTGTTTGACAAGAAGACATCTCGAACAGATATAAAATTTGTGTTTTTTCTGAATGCGTGCATCTGAAATTGCTTAGGGGTGTGGAAAAAGTTCCGCTCGAAGAAATGATTGGTTGGTCCAACCAAAGTCATCAATGTATGAAGCCTATAATGTAGCCTGTTTATGAAGCTTTTTCGTGGAGTTTTCTGTTCCTGTTATTCTTTCGTCAGAGTAATGTTACTTGCTCAGCCCCTCAAGATTCTGTTGTGCTACTAGTTGTAATGTACTTGACATATTATAGGTGAAGAAGTTCTAGCATTGTGCTTGGACTTTCTGCTAAAGATAATTGTTTTTTATAGTGAAGAAGTTGTGGAATTTGTTACTAGTAAAGTACATGACATGTTTTATGAAATAAATGCTTGCTGCATCAACTTGAGTGGTTTGAAACTTATCTGGATTAAGATTGTTAAGTTTTAATTTCCACTTCATCAAATTAGATTTTCAATACAAACTTAAAATGTAAACTTTTCATTCTTAATATAACGGTGGATGGTGTGTCGAAGAACGAAAAGACGTGAATAAAATTAACATTTTGTGGTTTGGTCCGGCTAAAACATTAATCTTTTTGTCACTAACAAAATGAATGTCACtaataaaatgaataaaaaccAATGTATTCATCTTTTTGTCACATAAGGACTCCTTCAAAAACATGTCCAATGTTGATTTGAGTCCGGTGGGGCTTTCCTTTAATGAAAAGTATCGTGAATTTCTTGGAGAGAAATTGTATGCTTGAGATATTTCATTAGTATTGGAAAGTTAACCATTGTGCAGAAATCGATATTATGGGGATCACTACTCCTAGAATGATTTTGATGTAATCTGTCTCAAATTAAGGAGATTTTAGCTTTTAATATTATGGGGATCACTACTCTTAGAATGATTGTGGTGTAATATTTTCTCGGTTGAATTTTTGTCCTCTCTTTTACTAAAAAAAAACATGTACAATGTGCGtcaaaatgacatcataaaaATTGAGGCAAGATGTCTCTTTCATAATGAAAATTGGCGGTGTTAGGATTATGGATATTTTTATCGCAAAAGATTTGAGTAAGCTTAGTCTCAGAAATTCAACATAATTTGTAGAGATTTCGAGATATTTTATATATTACGTAATTTTGACCTATGAATTATTTTATGAGACTTTTTGAAATTGTAGTTGGTCAATGATTTATTTTGGGGTTACTTTTTCCACTCTTATACGTGTTCTCCTACTATGGTGAAAAGTCCAAATTATCTCTATACACATCTTTTATAAGCCATTTCTCATAGCAAATTGATGAGACACCATATTATgtcaaaatttaatttgaagatgaatctccatatGCATAAAAGGTGAgtctgaagatgcatctccataaACACCATTTATTTAAAAATTAGTGGGTGATCCAGATTTGCATCTCCAAGCGCTTTTGTTTCATATCCTCGCGTCATACCCTTCTTTCTTTCTCCTTCTTTGGTTTCTAAAAGGTTCTAAAAAAATATTTGAGCTCTCACATCGATTTAGACTTCTCATCCATTCATTCAAGCTTCTATCATTGGAGCTCTTTCTCCTACTTTTAAAAATCGCATACATTCAAGCTTCTCTTTCTCATCCATTTGATTTTGGTAAGTTTTTCAAAATTATTTCTCTTTTTATGTTTTGATTtattgtagatgtttgattgacTGCAGTTTATGGTAAAACACTTGCTGGATtcaaatgtcttgactgatgtcaaactagatgttatgacattcatccctgtcagcagatactgaggaatagaacagttggtgttcttctataactcaatatttattttcagtctgtttatcaagggaataacagacctggcacaaggcctactgtctgaatgtcaaactggatgttatgacattcatcattgacagcatatactgaataataggcaggttggttttctgctacacttcagtatgtatctcagtctgttcttcaggagaacaacaaaccatggcataaggccttatgtgtaaatgtcaaattggatattgtgacatttattaatgtaagctgatactgaagtatggacgGATTGGTCCTatacagtacaacaaatttgtacagtctggtttcaggaaaaacagacttagcatatggtctatgatgtgaacgtcaaactgaatgttgtgacattcattcctgacaccatatgctaaattgtaggttgtttagtttttctgtttcagcatttttctcaggctattcttcaggaattcaacaactgagctaaaatctaggaaactaacaactaagctacaattaatgaacctaacaaatagcctatttgttagtaccctaagatgtggaaattaggttaacatgcttaaccttaatttcaggaaatacaagtacaaggcccaagtgttgcaatataaaaggatggatatccttcattcagaactcggggattttaggcgtgaagattttatttgttcatcatacttcactgctgtatttttgtgtgtcttgtattaggtgtatcttgtgagccaagcaattatcacctagatgattgcattggactagggtgttcattgagttgtaaatgttgtgtcactctaagcttttaagcgtgagtgttgtgtatcttgattaaagctgttaagcaaaatcaagagttgtttgaagtgtgacttcataattgtctttaaccttaattaaaggttgtaatcactgaggtgattgagggggagtgagtaggaactctgatcttagagtaagattgaaattgcattgggtaggtattaagtgatagggttaaacagttggtttaaggtctgaattaatactactaatagtggatttcctccctggcttggtagcccccagacgtaggtcatgttggaccgaactgggtaaacaattccttgtgattatttactgcacttactttttaagttctgcataattcttgtctgcgcagaattggatgtcataacatcccgtgtgacatcgaaagtctgttaactagaatttcaattggtatcagagcaggcaccctgcctgttaatttctgggtgagatctagggaagttactttctagtaccatgggcaaggatgtaggatactcaaatagaccacccatgctggatgggTCTAACTATGATaactggaagcctcgtatgatagccttcttgaggtctctagatagcaaagtttggagagctgtcaacaaaggatgggaacatccaatgaagacaggtgaagatggagtcagtgtgcaaattcctgaagaagagtgggacaaggagcaagaggcattagcccttggaaattctaaggccttgaatgcattgttcaatggaatcagtaagaacatcttcagactggtgcaccactgtgagctggctaaggaagtttgggataccctcaagataactcatgaaggtacctccaaggtgatgtctaaacttcagatgctgaccaccaagtttgaaaatctgaggatgaaagaggatgagactattcatgacttccacatgaatattcttgaaattgcaaacacctctggtgggttaggtgagaaaatggctgaagagaaacttgtaagaaagattctcaggtcattacctaagagatttgccatgaaggtcactgctatagaaaaggctcaggagatctgcaatatgaaggtggatgagctcattggttctctccaaacctttgaaatgggcttgtgtgagaatgttgaaaagaagaacaaaagcgtagcttttgtatcaaatactgaagaggattcaaAAGCAGGATGTAatggaggtgatgaaagcatatcagaagccatagccatgcttgggagacagttcaacaagttcgtgaagaagattgatcaaaaagggagaccaaatgtcaagaacatctcgttTGACAccaggaaaagatcaacttctgaagaaaagttcaaccaaggcaagggaatccagtgccatggatgtgaaggttttggacacgttagagatgaatgtcctacttacctcaagatgcaaaagaaggggctatctgtcacatggtctgaaggagattctgagagtgaatctgctaaacatgtgactgcactaactagtgtctgtgccactgatgatgactcaagtgcagatgaactgacctttgatgaacttgccGCATCATATAAGGAGCTATGTGTCACAAGTGCAGAAGTGCttgtacaaggagaaaagcagaagaaactcatcaaggagctggaggatgagaagcagaggcatctgacagtcatagatggcctaaatggtgagataaccctgttgagctccaagctagatcaaatgacaaaatccatcagaatgctaaataaaggaacggacaccttggaagagatcttaaaggtgggacagaagtctgaaccatgtctggtttaggctttgtgaaaaaatcctctgctgaactcaaacgctcaaaggctgaagttcagaaattcaagcggaggtcacacccaatgtctcaacatcagggaaccaggatgagcAACCATCAGAggaagaaatttcagagatggaggtgtcactactgtggtaggtttggacatataaaagccttctgctacaggctacatggttatcctaaccaaacccctcatgtcagacctaagcataaggcatataagcataatgcccccaGTAAGAAACGATAATGGTATGCTAGGctagctcacacagctctaagggcatctaccagagaagattagtactttgacagtggctgctcaagacatatgactggtatggagaatttattggtagatgtacaacctcacactaccagttatgtgacctttggtgatggtgctaaaggaaaaatcaaaggtgtgggtaagctggacagctctggagttccagaactgaacaatgtgctgttagtaaaaggactaactgccAACCTCATCAGCgtaagccagctgtgtgatcaagggttctatgttcagtttactaaggagctatgtgttgtgacaaatggagatagtcaggaagttatgagaggatccagatccaaagataactgttatctgtgggaacctaagttctcaaacttttccacaatgtgctcctcagccaaggaagaacaggaggtgaagcggtggcatagacgccttggtcatctccacttaaggggaatgaaaaagatcatatccaaggaagcagttagaggaatcccaaagctgcttattgatgaaggaagagtctgtggagaatgccaggttgacaagcaaaccaagatgtcacaccctaagctgggacatcctacaacttccagaactctggaactgttgcacatggacttaatgggacctatgcaggttgaaagtctgggtggaaagaggtatgcctatgtggtggttgatgaccattccagatacacttggataagcttcatcagagaaaagtcagatgcatttgatgtcttcaaagaactgtgcatcagacttcaaagggaaaaagacagttgtgttgtccgaatcAGGAGTGATCATGGGacggagttcaaaaattccaagtttgatgagttttgctcgtctgaaggaataagtcatgagttttcctctcctataactcctcagcagaatgggatagttgaaaggaaaaacagaactattcaagaatctgccagagctatgattcatgcaaagaagctccctatgcacttttgggctgaagctatgaatacagcttgatatgttcacaatagagttaccttgagaaaaggaacctcgtccactctgtatgaaatatgaaaaggcagaaaacccattgtgaagtactttcatatctttggaagcagATGTTACATTCTTGcagatcgtgaacaaagaaggaaaatggaccccaaaagtgatgagagtatattcctaggatactcaactaacagcagagcctacaaAGTATTCAACtccaggaccaatgtcctgatggaatccataaatgttattgtggatgataaagaggaaggagtCGATGTCgtagaggatgttggaacattccttgatacttcaacaaacataccagtcaagactgaagaagtacaggagactcctcctgaatgtgaggtagatgcatccaCCAAAGTGCCgtctatcagaattcagaaagaccaccctaaggatcttatcataggggatcccaatagtggtgtgactaccagatcaagggaaattagctcaaattcctgttttgtatccaaggttgaacccaAAAATttgaaagaagccctgactgatgaatattggatcaatgccatgcaagat from Lathyrus oleraceus cultivar Zhongwan6 chromosome 1, CAAS_Psat_ZW6_1.0, whole genome shotgun sequence includes:
- the LOC127118931 gene encoding CRM-domain containing factor CFM9, mitochondrial isoform X2, yielding MFSVRNLQRHCSFKPFSSFFQLQPNLFSVVVPLGQGIEQRNIDDDKVSFYCYVKPMNLLNGSLYRTMSTSRGRSMRSKVERRMQKESGKTLREIRRAKKLKKKLMTEEERLVYNLKRAKKKIALLLQKLKKYDLPELPPPRHDPELFTPEQLQAYKKIGFKNKNYVPVGVRGVFGGVVQNMHLHWKFHETVQVCCDNFPKEKIKEMASMLARLSGGIVLNVHNVKTIIMFRGRNYRQPKNLIPINTLTKRKALFKARFEQALESQKLNIKKIEQELRRMGVNPEDPTAMASIQRVASTFFNAIDKKEGSPYVFRGDKPSVIEPNEGLEESDPSADSDQEELDRFIADIEDAADKEYEEEEAKEKEEFGRLRYWNREEYGGRFRRPDDSRNDNFDGEVRGSRARQPIHPKYRTNDSDDEENAHFDNDDEEDDDDDEWHSGSIVDDIDIENNSDGSDEARGRFKESRGRGERKNSVGIGKAQVNGGPSRHSEAKFMRNIAIQGSESEGMLSEVENAMWESDEEENDSVHLKRASSVNYKSSSSDDDEHNDQLKSNKKNGVRDHNNFNAPKSVRGRQEGIDRTKSESTDVFSGSEDWTWKSDGEEDSPTSLNNSNVVKSDIHKKRSPKDADEAWDSD
- the LOC127118931 gene encoding CRM-domain containing factor CFM9, mitochondrial isoform X1, with translation MFSVRNLQRHCSFKPFSSFFQLQPNLFRSVVVPLGQGIEQRNIDDDKVSFYCYVKPMNLLNGSLYRTMSTSRGRSMRSKVERRMQKESGKTLREIRRAKKLKKKLMTEEERLVYNLKRAKKKIALLLQKLKKYDLPELPPPRHDPELFTPEQLQAYKKIGFKNKNYVPVGVRGVFGGVVQNMHLHWKFHETVQVCCDNFPKEKIKEMASMLARLSGGIVLNVHNVKTIIMFRGRNYRQPKNLIPINTLTKRKALFKARFEQALESQKLNIKKIEQELRRMGVNPEDPTAMASIQRVASTFFNAIDKKEGSPYVFRGDKPSVIEPNEGLEESDPSADSDQEELDRFIADIEDAADKEYEEEEAKEKEEFGRLRYWNREEYGGRFRRPDDSRNDNFDGEVRGSRARQPIHPKYRTNDSDDEENAHFDNDDEEDDDDDEWHSGSIVDDIDIENNSDGSDEARGRFKESRGRGERKNSVGIGKAQVNGGPSRHSEAKFMRNIAIQGSESEGMLSEVENAMWESDEEENDSVHLKRASSVNYKSSSSDDDEHNDQLKSNKKNGVRDHNNFNAPKSVRGRQEGIDRTKSESTDVFSGSEDWTWKSDGEEDSPTSLNNSNVVKSDIHKKRSPKDADEAWDSD